The following nucleotide sequence is from Mesobacillus jeotgali.
GGAGTCGACGAACGTGACGGCGACACCGGCCGATCCGATACGATGGTCGTGGTTACGGTAAACCCTGATCAGAACTCTGTAAAAATGCTGAGCATTCCCAGGGATACAAGAACAGAAATCATCGGAAGAGGCTTTCAGGACAAAATTAACCATGCCTATGCTTTCGGCGGTCCAGAAATGTCATTGGATACCGTGGAAAACCTGCTTGATATCCCGCTTGATTATTATTTGCAGGTCAATATGGAAGGCTTTTTAGAAATTGTTGATGCCGTAGGCGGTGTGACTGTTCAAAATGATTTCAGCTTTAAATATGGAGGCTATGATTTCCCCAAGGGTGAAATTGACCTTGACGGGAAAAAGGCGCTTGCTTATTCGAGAATGAGATACGAGGATCCGAGAGGCGACTTCGGCCGACAGCAAAGGCAAAGGGAAATCATCCGCGCGGTAATCCGCAAGGGGGCCAAACTTTCTTCTTTAGGGAACTACGATGAAATACTTACAGCTTTAGGCAACAATGTTAAAACAAACCTGACATTTAGCGAGATGTATGATATTCAGTCTAAATACAAAAAAGCCGGCAAACAAATCGAGGAGATTGAGATGAAGGGCACAGGCGGAAAAATTGATGGGATTTACTATTACCAGGTGGATGATGCCGAAAAACAAAGGGTTCAGGAAGAGTTTAAATCACACTTGGGGATAAAAAAATAAAAAAATTATTTAGGACAAAGTCCTCAAAATCCAGTTTTACTTTTTGGTTTTTCGACTATAATTACCCATTTAGTAGCGGTAATTCCCTATAAATATGGTTATTACAGTGTATTTTGATATTTTTTTACACTTAATTCTTTATTTTACCATAATGAATTACCCTAATAAAACTTAGTTAGCAAGCGTAAGATATATTAGATTTTGGTTGAATAGCCATTTTGGGCTTCCCCCTTCTTCTGGTAAAAGACGGGGGTTTTTTTATGCCCTTTACCATACAAACGCACTAACGCGCGGGGTCTGACCCCCGGCGCGTTAGTGTGGTAAAGTTATTTTTTCTTTGTTTTATTGGCGATTTCAATGGCTCTGTCTGTTCCTTCTGCTGCCTGGTCTAGTGCTTCTTGTGGCGGTGTTCCCTGGTACATGTTTTCAAGTGCGGTGACGACTTGCTGGCGTGATTCAGGGAAGACGGAGATCAATGCACCCTGGGTCGCAAAGGATGGTTTTGTATCCTGCAGCTGGTCTACTGTTACCTTGAACTGCGGATACTTTTCCCACTCTTTCTTCACGATGTCTTCTTCATATGCAGCCGGGTTGATGGCGAAGTAGCCTGTGCCGATATGCCATTTCGCCTGGCTTTCCGGTGAGGCGAGGAACTTCATGAATTCCCATGCTGCCTGCTGCTTATCCTCGCCAATCCCTTTGCTCATCCATAATGATGCTCCGCCAATTGCGACACCCTGTCTCTCGACTTCATCCGGATAAGGGATATAGGCTACTCCTACATCAAATGATGAGTTATTGATCGCGCCGGCAACACCTGCTGATGAATCCATGTACATCGCGACTTTTCCTGTCTGGAAGGCAGCCCGGATGTCATCCCAGTTCGTTCCGTAGTTGCCGAAAGTTCCAGCTTTGTTCATGTCGTCCAGGAACTTGAAGACACGAAGGCCTTCTTCTCCATTAAACACAGCTTTTGTTGCGTCATCAGAGCGGCCGTTATCATTGTCGACATACAGACCACCCTGTGTGGCGACTAGCTGTTCAAAGAACCAGCCATATGTCAGCATTGAGAAACCAAAACGCTCATTTTTCTTCGTCAGCTTTTCTGCAGCAGCTTTTACTTCGCTAAACGTTTGTGGCGGGCTTTCAGGGTCCAGACCCGCTTCTTTAAAAGCATCCTTGTTATAAATCATTACCGGAGTCGAAGAGTTGAATGGCATCGAATAAAGCTTGCCATCAACCTTATAGTAGTTAAGAATATTCTCTTCAAGTTGGGACAGATCATAATTGTCCTTATCAATGAATGTCTGCATCGGCTCGATGAAGCCGCTCTCGATCATATACTTCGTCCCTACTTCGAATACCTGCATGATGGCCGGCGCATTATCGGTGCCGCCAACACTGCGAAGCTTTGTCAGCGCTTCTTCATACGTACCCTGGAATTCTGCATTGACCACAACTTTATCCTGAGAATTGTTGAAATCCGCGACAATGCCATCAAGCGCTTCCTGGCCCGGCCCCGACATCGCATGCCAGAACGATATTTCTGTTTTCTCGCCCGGCTTCGTGCCGCCATCCTTCTCCTTGTCTTTGTCATCTCCCTTGCTTGCATCATTCGAGCATGCCGTCATGACCAACAGACTGAAAATCGCACTAATCACGAGGAACCATCTGAACTTTTTCACCATCTTGCTGAACACCCCTTTTATTAAAATGCTTCTGGATACCAGAAGTTGAAACCTAAATGAATTACTTGAGCGCTCCCTGGGTCAGGCCTTTTTGGAGCTGCTTCTGACCTGCAAAAAGCAATAGCAGCGTCGGGATGATGACCACGATCACTCCCGCCATGACGACGCCCCATTCAGTGGCAACTTCCTGGGATTGCAGCTGCTTCAAGCCGATCTGCACCGTCCTTACCTGGTCCGTGCTTGTGACGAGCAATGGCCATAAATACATATTCCATGTCGTCAGGAATCCGTAGGCACCCAGCGTGACAAGGCTTGTTTTTGACACAGGCAGTATCACTCTCCAGAAGAAAGCAAACTTTCCAAGCCCGGCAACTTCCGCTGCTTCATGCAGCTCCTTGGGAATCGTCTTGAAGTGCTGCCGCAGCAGGAAGGTCCCGAACGCCAATGCGAAAAATGGCACGGTCAACCCTTGATATGTGTTCATCCAGTCAAGCTTTTGGATGGTAAAAAAGTTAGGAATCATCGTTGCTTCCCAGGGAATCATCATCGTCGAGATAAACACGAAGAAGATGAAGTCCCTTCCCTTAAATGGAATGAAAACAAAGGCATATGCCGCCAGACTGCAGACTACCAGCTGGCCAAGCATGACGCCGAAAGACACGACGAAGCTATTGATAAGGTAATTCATCAGCGGCAGCCGGTCGAACACTTTTACATAGTTATCAAAATGGATCGATTCAGGAAAAAACTTTCCCTGCAGGATTTCCCCGCCAGACATGAAGCTGATCATGAAGGCATACATCACCGGGAAAAAGACAAGGAAGGCAGAAATCGCCAGCAAAATGTAAAACAGGATTTTTTTCGGTGTCGACATCATCATTGATAGTGCACCTTCTTTTCTCCGAGCTTAAATTGCAAAATCGTCACGATTAAAATACAGATGAACAAAAAGACTGCCTGGGCGCTTGCCGTCCCGAACTGATAGTTGACGAATGCTTCCCGGTAGATAGAATAAACGATTAGGTTGGTTGCCTGGGAAGGGCCGCCCTTCGTTAAAATATCGACCTGCCCGAATGTCTGGAATGCATTGATCAAGGAAATCGTGATGATGAAAAACAATGTTGGCGACAGCATCGGAATCGTGATCCTGCGCAGCTGATACCAGTAGCCGGCACCGTCGATCTTCGCGCTTTCATATAAATATTCATCGATGTTTTGCAGTCCGCCGAGCAGGATGAGAAAAGAGAACCCGATATTCATCCAGATTGTTGAGATTGAAATCGATACGAGCGCCCAATCTGGATCAAGCAGCCACTGCACACCTGGCAAATTCATGACATTCAGCAGCCGGTTGAACATCCCGATGCTGGGGTGGAACAGAAACAGCCAGACAACAGAGGAAGCAGCGACCGAAATGCCCATTGTCGAGGAATAGACAGTCCGGAAGAAGCCGATTCCTTTCAGCTTTTCATTAGCGATCAGAGCCAGGAACAGCGCGATGATCACCCCTGTTGGAACGGTATACAGGACAAATAGCACCGTCGCCTTGATACTGTTGCGGAATTCCTTTGACTCGAAAAGATAGGCGTAATTTTCAAAGCCGACAAACAATGCAGCGGCACCCTGCTGGTCGGTCAGGAAAAAGCTCAGGTAAATCGTCCGGAACATCGGGTAAAAAATGAAAACCGCAAACAGGAGGATCGACGGAAACAGATACAAAAGGGCTGTGCGGGCGTTAAGTGATTTCCTCCAAAATCCCAGTTTCCGAGGAGCGTCTGCTTTCATAGGAACACCTCTTTATCAAACACATGGTTCTCGATGTCTGTAGGAATCTTGATGATTTTTTCCGTAGAGCTGTCAAACAGGCAGACCGAATCATAGCTGATGACAATTGGGACCAAATCCCCGACGTCAATCCGCCACTGGCCGGTCCATTTCGCCATCCATTCCCTGCCGCCCATATCGAAGGAGAAAATCGTTTCATTGCCGAGCACCTCGACATTGGTCGTCTTCACATAAATCTTATCCTCCACCTTCGTCTCCTTCGTCGCTGCCTTAAGATGCTCGGGACGGATACCGACAATGATCATGTCTGTTTTTAACAGATGACGATCTTCTACCGGTATGGCTAGTTTTGCTTCCTCACTGAATACAATCTCATCCTTTTCTTGATTGACCTTCCCTTCGCCAATATTCATCGGCGGTGAGCCAATAAATGTCGCGACAAAAGGATTGGCCGGATTATTGTAAATATCGATCGGCTTGCCAATCTGCTGGATTTTCCCGTCATGAAGGATCATGATCCTGTCCCCCATTGTCATCGCCTCGACCTGGTCATGGGTGACATAAATCATCGTGATGCCAAGCCGCCTCTGGATTTGGCGGATTTCCGACCGCATATGCGCGCGCAGCTTGGCGTCCAGATTGGATAATGGCTCATCCATCAGGCAAATCGGGGCCTGGTTGACAATCGCACGCGCTAGCGCGACCCGCTGTCTTTGGCCGCCGGACAGCTCACGGGGCTTCCTTTTCAGGTACGGTGTCAGTCCGAGCATTTCCGCGACATCCTCACAGCGCTTTTTCCGCTCTGTTTTCGGGACTTTTTTTACATGAAGCCCGAAGATGATATTCTCCTCAACCGTTAAATGTGGATATAGAGCATAGTTTTGAAAAACCATTGAGATATCCCTTTTGCTTGGCGGAAGCCAGTTCGCCTCGACATCGCCAATCTTCAGGGTTCCGCCCGTGATTTCCTCCAGGCCGGCGATCATGCGAAGCATCGTACTTTTTCCGCAACCGGACGGACCGACGAGGACGAAGAACTCTCCGGGCTCGATTGTGACTGTAATATCTGAAATGACTTCTGTTTTTTATCATATGATTTCGAAACACCAACCAATTCTACTTTTTTCATGCTCGCCACCCTTTCTCTATAAATCCTTTTCCTGAAAAAAGAGACCACAAATAATGCCTATCCATTCAGGCAGTAGATGTGGTCTCCTGGTCTCCGTCACAAAGTATTAACTTGTAAAGTTTGCAATATATATTGAGAGTATATGTTTTTTAGTTTGCTAGTATGTTAGGAAATTACATTTCACAAAAAGTGAGGGAATCATGAGAACTATATCGCTTTTATTCCTCTGTTTAATTTTGCTGGTAAGTGCCGGTTGTGAGAATCGCAGAGTTGCACCAGCTTTTGTTTTAACGGAAGATTTCATCATCATCGCTCATAGAGGAGCATCGGCCTACGCGCCTGAACATACATTGCCTGCTTATGATCTGGCAGTGCACTCAGGTGCCGATTATATCGAAATAGACCTGCAGATGACAAAAGACGGTGAATTGATCGCCCTGCATGATTCTGAACTGGACCGAACGACGAATGGCTCCGGGCTTGTAAAAACGCAAACTCTGGATAAAATCAAGGCGCTGGAAGCCGGTTCGTGGTTCAATGAGCAGTACCCACAACTCGCAGATTCCGCCTATGAAAAGGCAGAAATCCCCACACTCGAGGAAATTTTTCAGCGTTATGGAAAAAGCGTAAATTACTACATCGAAACCAAATCGCCAGGGATGGAAGTGAAGTTAATCAATCTACTTAGGAAGCATTCGCTGGTTCAGTCTGAATCGAAAGTCATCATTCAATCTTTTCACAGCAAAAGCCTGAGGAAAATCCATAAGCTGGAACCGGGAATTCCGCTGATCCAGCTTTACAGATATTCTGGTAAGGCAAGATTGACAGACCGAGAGCTCCGGTCGCTGAAGAAATATGCGTCCGGAATCGGAGCCAACTTCGGAAAGGTAGATGTAGAATATATTAAAAAAGCCCATCGTCATGGGTTGGCGGTCCACCTTTTTACCGTCAATAGTGACGACGACATTCAGCAGGCTTATGAGATTGGAGCGGATGGAGTGTTTACGGATTATCCTGAAAAAAGGCCAGGGAGTTATTAAAGAAAGGCTGTTTTGGCACTGATTGTTCCTTTTCGTACATGATTAGGTGATCACGCTGAAAAATGTGTCGGTTATTTTTGAGAAGGTTTCTGAATTAAACTGCAAACCGATTTTTACTTCTGGTAACAAAGTTTATTACACGAGCCTAAATAAAAAACCTCCTTATAAAAGGAGGCTTACTGAATATTATATCTGTACTTATTCAACCGGTATGGTCGCCTTATTGATTTCTTGATCAAGTTCTGCTTCGAATCTAGCTTTTTCAGCTTCTGACCAGCTAAAGAGTTCCGCCATATAATTGCTGACACCTTTTCTTGTTTTATATACGGAATCGATATCAAACAGTAAATCTCCCGTTCTTCTGAAGTAGAAATCAACAAGTGTGGCAATAAGCTCATGCTGAATTCCATAAGCCAATTTCGCAAAGGTAATGAGCGGCAGATTGAATTTCTCAGCCTCTTCCTTTCTTTCATTGATCAGGCCAAACACGATCGGAGCGTTGGAACCATAAAATGATGCAATGTGCTTGGCATCCTCTTTAGACAGGCCAGCTTTTACTCCTTGCTGCGCTGCTGCTTCAATAAACTGCTGGAACTTTTCTGAACCTCCAAAGTCTCCTCCAGAAATAGGCAAATGCATCGTTTGGCTAGAATTGAGCTTCCGGCCTTCTGAGGACTCCAATTTCCCGGCCACAAGGTCAACAATTGTTTCCGCCATCTTGCGGTAGCCTGTCAACTTGCCGCCGGCAATCGTAATCAATCCTGACTCTGATTCCCAAATTTCATCTTTACGGGAAATCTCGGACGGTCCTTTTCCTTCTTCGTGGATTAACGGACGGATTCCAGCCCAGCTGGACTCGACATCCTCAGGCTTTGCTTTAACCTCCGGGAACATGTAGTTGATCGCATTGATCAAATAGTTCATATCGGCTTGGGTCATTTTCGGATTTGCTTTATCCTCATCATAAAACGTGTCGGTCGTGCCAACATATGCTTTGCCGTTGCGAGGAATTGCGAACACCATTCTTTTATCCGGCGTATCGAAATAGACTGCCTGCTTGAGCGGGAATCGAGACTGGTCGATAACAATGTGGACACCTTTTGATAAAATTAAGCTCTTGCCTTTCTTGGAGCCGTCTTTTTCACGAATGTTATCCACCCACGGACCAGTAGCGTTGATGATTTTCTTTGCATAGACCTCGTACTTATTCCCTGATAGCTGATCATTGACTATGACGCCAACAATCCTGCCGTTTTCATAAAGAAGGTTCTCTACCTTGGCATAATTTAGTGCTGTTGCGCCTTTTTCAACCGCTGCCTTCATGACCTCAATTGTCAGTCGCGCATCATCCGTGCGGTACTCGACGTAATATCCGCCACCCTTTAAACCTTCCTTTTTAATAAGCGGCTCTCTTCGCAATGTTTCATCCTTGGAAAACATCGTTCTCCTTTCGGCCTTTTTTACACCTGCTAGAAAGTCATAGACTCGCAGGCCAATTGAAGTCGTAAAGCTGCCAAAGGTTCCGCCCTTGTGAAACGGAAGAAGCATCCACTCAGGAGTCGTTACATGCGGCCCATTTTCATAAACGATCGCTCTTTCCTTCCCTACTTCAGCTACTACCTTCACATCCAGTTGCTTCAAATAACGAAGGCCTCCATGAACAAGCTTTGTAGAACGGCTGGACGTACCTGCCGCGAAGTCCTGCATTTCAAGAACAGCGGTACTTAACCCTCTCGTAGTGGCGTCAAGAGCAATTCCCGCACCTGTAATGCCGCCGCCGATGACTAGCAAATCAAATTTATTGTTTTTTAAATTGGAGATAATATCATTGCGTTTTGTATTCGTGAACATGGTGTTTTCCTCCCTTAGAACAGAAAAAGAGACCACGAAAAACATTACCTAATGGACGGTAATGCTTCGCGGTCTCTCCAGATCTCCTGCCGTTTTATTAACTTGTTATCATTGTATCAAATTCCACTGTGAAATGATAATGTCTTATTTTTGAATTTTTCTTTTTAAGCACTCGAAACAGCCTTTATTTAAAAGCCATAGCTGCGTTGACAGCCTTTTTCCAGCCGCTGTAAAGCTGGTCGCGGTCCTCGTCAGACATCTTCGGTTCAAATGAAGAGTCGATCGCCCACTGTGAGGCAATTTCCTCCTGGCTTTCCCAATAGCCCACTGCAAGACCCGCAAGGTAAGCAGCTCCCAACGCTGTCGTTTCGTTGACAACCGGTCTTTCGACTGGGACATTCAGCACATCGCTCTGGAAGTTCATCAAGAAATTGTTCATGACTGCACCGCCGTCAACACGGAGTGTCTTCAGCTCGATTCCTGAATCTGCTTCCATTGCTGATAAAACATCCTTCGTCTGAAAGGCAAGTGACTCAAGAGTCGCACGAACAAAATGCTCTTTGCTTGTCCCGCGAGTAAGCCCGAATACCGCACCTCTTACGTCGCTATCCCAATACGGTGTTCCCAAGCCAACGAATGCCGGGACAACATAGACACCATCTGTGGATTCAACCTTCGTTGCATAATCTTCGCTGTCCTTCGCACTTTT
It contains:
- a CDS encoding glycerol-3-phosphate dehydrogenase/oxidase → MFTNTKRNDIISNLKNNKFDLLVIGGGITGAGIALDATTRGLSTAVLEMQDFAAGTSSRSTKLVHGGLRYLKQLDVKVVAEVGKERAIVYENGPHVTTPEWMLLPFHKGGTFGSFTTSIGLRVYDFLAGVKKAERRTMFSKDETLRREPLIKKEGLKGGGYYVEYRTDDARLTIEVMKAAVEKGATALNYAKVENLLYENGRIVGVIVNDQLSGNKYEVYAKKIINATGPWVDNIREKDGSKKGKSLILSKGVHIVIDQSRFPLKQAVYFDTPDKRMVFAIPRNGKAYVGTTDTFYDEDKANPKMTQADMNYLINAINYMFPEVKAKPEDVESSWAGIRPLIHEEGKGPSEISRKDEIWESESGLITIAGGKLTGYRKMAETIVDLVAGKLESSEGRKLNSSQTMHLPISGGDFGGSEKFQQFIEAAAQQGVKAGLSKEDAKHIASFYGSNAPIVFGLINERKEEAEKFNLPLITFAKLAYGIQHELIATLVDFYFRRTGDLLFDIDSVYKTRKGVSNYMAELFSWSEAEKARFEAELDQEINKATIPVE
- a CDS encoding carbohydrate ABC transporter permease; protein product: MKADAPRKLGFWRKSLNARTALLYLFPSILLFAVFIFYPMFRTIYLSFFLTDQQGAAALFVGFENYAYLFESKEFRNSIKATVLFVLYTVPTGVIIALFLALIANEKLKGIGFFRTVYSSTMGISVAASSVVWLFLFHPSIGMFNRLLNVMNLPGVQWLLDPDWALVSISISTIWMNIGFSFLILLGGLQNIDEYLYESAKIDGAGYWYQLRRITIPMLSPTLFFIITISLINAFQTFGQVDILTKGGPSQATNLIVYSIYREAFVNYQFGTASAQAVFLFICILIVTILQFKLGEKKVHYQ
- a CDS encoding carbohydrate ABC transporter permease, whose amino-acid sequence is MSTPKKILFYILLAISAFLVFFPVMYAFMISFMSGGEILQGKFFPESIHFDNYVKVFDRLPLMNYLINSFVVSFGVMLGQLVVCSLAAYAFVFIPFKGRDFIFFVFISTMMIPWEATMIPNFFTIQKLDWMNTYQGLTVPFFALAFGTFLLRQHFKTIPKELHEAAEVAGLGKFAFFWRVILPVSKTSLVTLGAYGFLTTWNMYLWPLLVTSTDQVRTVQIGLKQLQSQEVATEWGVVMAGVIVVIIPTLLLLFAGQKQLQKGLTQGALK
- a CDS encoding ABC transporter substrate-binding protein, which translates into the protein MVKKFRWFLVISAIFSLLVMTACSNDASKGDDKDKEKDGGTKPGEKTEISFWHAMSGPGQEALDGIVADFNNSQDKVVVNAEFQGTYEEALTKLRSVGGTDNAPAIMQVFEVGTKYMIESGFIEPMQTFIDKDNYDLSQLEENILNYYKVDGKLYSMPFNSSTPVMIYNKDAFKEAGLDPESPPQTFSEVKAAAEKLTKKNERFGFSMLTYGWFFEQLVATQGGLYVDNDNGRSDDATKAVFNGEEGLRVFKFLDDMNKAGTFGNYGTNWDDIRAAFQTGKVAMYMDSSAGVAGAINNSSFDVGVAYIPYPDEVERQGVAIGGASLWMSKGIGEDKQQAAWEFMKFLASPESQAKWHIGTGYFAINPAAYEEDIVKKEWEKYPQFKVTVDQLQDTKPSFATQGALISVFPESRQQVVTALENMYQGTPPQEALDQAAEGTDRAIEIANKTKKK
- a CDS encoding LytR family transcriptional regulator; its protein translation is MTRNAKGNKKIWRRILIAFFLLMISAIGIYSYSLYNSVTKTVDSIHEPISREKSEKRVTPITLEKAEPFSVLMLGVDERDGDTGRSDTMVVVTVNPDQNSVKMLSIPRDTRTEIIGRGFQDKINHAYAFGGPEMSLDTVENLLDIPLDYYLQVNMEGFLEIVDAVGGVTVQNDFSFKYGGYDFPKGEIDLDGKKALAYSRMRYEDPRGDFGRQQRQREIIRAVIRKGAKLSSLGNYDEILTALGNNVKTNLTFSEMYDIQSKYKKAGKQIEEIEMKGTGGKIDGIYYYQVDDAEKQRVQEEFKSHLGIKK
- a CDS encoding glycerophosphodiester phosphodiesterase, with product MRTISLLFLCLILLVSAGCENRRVAPAFVLTEDFIIIAHRGASAYAPEHTLPAYDLAVHSGADYIEIDLQMTKDGELIALHDSELDRTTNGSGLVKTQTLDKIKALEAGSWFNEQYPQLADSAYEKAEIPTLEEIFQRYGKSVNYYIETKSPGMEVKLINLLRKHSLVQSESKVIIQSFHSKSLRKIHKLEPGIPLIQLYRYSGKARLTDRELRSLKKYASGIGANFGKVDVEYIKKAHRHGLAVHLFTVNSDDDIQQAYEIGADGVFTDYPEKRPGSY